In Oryza brachyantha chromosome 2, ObraRS2, whole genome shotgun sequence, a single window of DNA contains:
- the LOC102709817 gene encoding probable F-box protein At2g36090 has translation MAAAAATSSSSTTVEDLPGDVLACALRRLDGPSLAAASCATSGLRALAEDPGTWRALCLARWPSLAAAAAQQQQRCVLSGAVSPRRLFADAFPFPCADDAAPLDGDDRLRLRLPLPGELVSAVDVYHRGAPIASRVVETSTLSSWFLTSPFCVDAVDCKNPAPAASVSPAELELSWIVLDPASGRAVNVSSRRPVALERHWYTGDTLVRYAVVLGGCKFEATVSCSEEAGQLTEVSLAVDDADGAAVSGEGCLRLLAAAMAGPRKGGQNQEQEAKRRYDEFVRRKRGRKESKARREVLVDLCCSAVSAVAVLSFLAAVVLR, from the coding sequence atggcggcggcggcggcgaccagcagcagcagcaccaccgtGGAGGACCTGCCAGGGGACGTGCTGGCGTGCGCGCTGCGGCGACTGGACGGGCCGTCGCTGGCGGCCGCGAGCTGCGCGACATCCGGGCTCAGGGCGCTCGCCGAGGACCCGGGGACGTGGCGGGCGCTCTGCCTGGCGCGGTGGCcgtcgctggcggcggcggcggcgcagcagcagcagaggtgCGTCCTCTCCGGCGCCGTATCTCCGCGGCGCCTCTTCGCCGACGCCTTCCCTTTCCCGTGCGCGGACGACGCCGCTCCCCTCGACGGGGACGATCGGCTACGGCTGCGACTGCCGCTGCCCGGGGAGCTCGTGTCCGCCGTGGACGTCTACCACAGGGGCGCGCCCATCGCCTCCCGCGTCGTCGAGACCTCCACGTTGTCCTCGTGGTTCCTCACCTCGCCGTTCTGCGTCGACGCCGTGGACTGCAAGaacccggcgccggccgcgtccGTCTCGCCGGCCGAGCTGGAGCTGAGCTGGATCGTGCTGGACCCCGCCAGCGGCCGGGCGGTGAACGTGTCGAGCCGGCGGCCGGTAGCGCTGGAGAGGCACTGGTACACCGGCGACACGCTGGTGCGGTACGCCGTGGTGCTCGGCGGGTGCAAGTTCGAGGCCACCGTCAGCTGCTCGGAGGAGGCCGGCCAGCTAACGGAGGTcagcctcgccgtcgacgacgccgacggcgcggccgtGAGCGGCGAGGGCTGCCTTCGTCTCCTCGCTGCGGCCATGGCCGGGCCAAGGAAGGGAGGGCAGAACCAAGAACAGGAAGCCAAGAGGAGGTACGACGAGTTcgtgaggaggaagaggggcAGGAAAGAGTCCAAGGCCAGGCGAGAGGTGCTCGTCGACCTGTGCTGCTCCGCCGtcagcgccgtcgccgtgctcagcttcctcgccgccgtcgtgctccGGTAG
- the LOC102708867 gene encoding UDP-glucose 6-dehydrogenase 4 encodes MVKICCIGAGYVGGPTMAVIALKCPAIEVAVVDISKPRIDAWNSDRLPIYEPGLDEVVKECRGRNLFFSTDVEKHVAEADIIFVSVNTPTKTRGLGAGKAADLTYWESAARMIADVSKSDKIIVEKSTVPVKTAEAIEKILTHNSKGINYQILSNPEFLAEGTAIEDLFKPDRVLIGGRETPGGKKAVQALKEVYAHWVPEDRIITTNLWSAELSKLAANAFLAQRISSVNAISALCEATGANVSEVAYAVGKDSRIGPRFLNASVGFGGSCFQKDILNLVYICECNGLPEVSNYWKQVIKINDYQKSRFVNRVVSSMFNTVSGKKIAVLGFAFKKDTGDTRETPAIDVCHGLLGDKAQISIYDPQVTEDQIQRDLAMSKFDWDHPMHLQPTSPTAFKQVSVVWDAYEATKGAHGVCILTEWDEFKTLDYQKIFDNMQKPAFVFDGRNMVDPEKLREIGFIVYSIGKPLDAWLKDMPAVV; translated from the coding sequence ATGGTGAAGATCTGCTGCATCGGAGCTGGCTATGTCGGCGGTCCAACCATGGCTGTCATTGCCCTCAAATGCCCAGCAATTGAGGTGGCAGTTGTTGACATTTCTAAGCCTCGCATTGATGCCTGGAACAGTGACCGGCTCCCGATCTATGAGCCTGGTCTTGATGAGGTTGTGAAGGAGTGCAGGGGCAGGAACCTCTTCTTCAGCACTGACGTTGAGAAGCATGTTGCGGAGGCAGACATTATATTTGTATCTGTCAACACCCCCACCAAGACCCGTGGCCTCGGAGCAGGGAAGGCTGCTGACCTCACCTACTGGGAGAGTGCTGCTCGGATGATTGCCGATGTCTCCAAGTCTGATAAGATCATTGTTGAGAAGTCCACTGTCCCTGTCAAGACTGCAGAGGCAATTGAGAAGATCTTGACCCACAATAGCAAGGGGATCAACTACCAGATCCTCTCAAACCCGGAGTTCCTTGCGGAGGGCACGGCAATCGAAGATCTGTTCAAGCCTGACAGAGTGCTCATTGGTGGCCGGGAGACTCCTGGGGGCAAGAAGGCTGTTCAAGCTCTCAAGGAGGTTTACGCCCACTGGGTTCCTGAGGACAGGATTATCACCACCAATCTGTGGTCTGCTGAGTTATCCAAGCTCGCAGCCAATGCGTTCTTGGCCCAGAGGATCTCCTCTGTGAATGCCATCTCAGCGCTATGTGAGGCCACTGGTGCCAATGTGTCTGAGGTGGCTTACGCTGTGGGGAAGGACTCCAGGATCGGCCCCAGGTTCCTGAACGCTAGTGTTGGCTTTGGTGGCTCCTGTTTCCAGAAGGACATCCTGAATCTTGTGTACATCTGCGAGTGCAATGGCCTCCCTGAAGTGTCCAACTACTGGAAGCAGGTCATCAAGATCAATGACTACCAGAAGAGCCGGTTTGTCAACCGTGTCGTGTCCTCCATGTTCAACACTGTCTCCGGCAAGAAGATCGCCGTCCTTGGCTTTGCGTTCAAGAAGGACACCGGTGACACCAGGGAGACACCGGCCATTGATGTGTGCCATGGCCTGCTGGGTGACAAGGCTCAGATCAGCATCTATGACCCACAAGTCACTGAGGATCAGATCCAACGGGACCTCGCCATGAGCAAGTTCGACTGGGACCACCCGATGCACCTGCAGCCAACTAGCCCTACCGCGTTTAAGCAGGTGAGCGTGGTCTGGGATGCATATGAAGCCACCAAGGGAGCCCATGGCGTCTGCATCCTCACTGAGTGGGATGAGTTCAAGACCTTGGACTACCAGAAGATCTTTGACAACATGCAGAAACCTGCATTTGTGTTCGACGGACGCAACATGGTCGATCCCGAGAAGCTCAGGGAGATTGGCTTCATCGTCTACTCCATTGGCAAGCCGCTTGATGCATGGCTCAAGGACATGCCCGCAGTTGTGTAG